TTCTTCCATAATTTGTGAGGCATCTTCTCCATCAAAATAAAAGTACCCTTTCTTCCAAGCCGTGGCCTTCTCGATTCCAATATCCTTTATGGAGAGCATCTGCTCCTTTACCTCAGCCGTTTGCCCTGGAGATAACATCTTCTCCGTACCTACGGCATTTACTTTAATAGCACCCTCTGTAAGCGTGGTAACGAGCTTATCATTATACGTATTAACGTTAAATGAGGTACCAAGTGCTGTAATCAGCGAACCCTTGTATGCCACTTTAAAAGGACGATCAGCATCTTTCGCTACTTCAAAAAAAGCTTCACCACTCACGGCTACTCGCCTTTCATTTTCCCCGAATTGTACTGGAAATTCAATAGATGAAAAAGCATTTACCCACACTTTGGTGCCGTCTTCCAAGACGATACGATAGGTTCCCGACTTAGGCACCGTTAGTGAATGTACTTTATTTGCAAATGAAGTATATCGAGGACTGGAACTGTAAACAACCTCGCCATTACGGTCTTCCAACACCACATTATCATACTGATAGCTACGCTCTTCCTCTCCCAAAGGAAACACATCACCGTTTGCTAAAAATAACTTCGCCTGATTAGTTCCGGGGAGTACATCATTTTTATATTGTTTGGTTTTGTCTGCAATAATACCTGTATCGTTTTGTTTTTGAACAAACGGAGAAAAATAGAAATAAATGGAGATCGCAATGCAAAGGGTTAGGGCAATAGAAGCTACCAAACGAATATTTATCTTGAAAGTCTTTTCTCGGCTTCGTTCTTGTAGTTTTAACCAAGCCGCATCGGCATCAATGCTAGACAGAAAACGAATATCTTTTTCAACCCCTTGAGCATCTTTAAAGCTCTCCATCATTTCCTGATGAAGACGGTGCTTCTCACACCACTGCTGTAATTGACGATCTTCGGCTCCATCGCTTTGATTACGAAGAAATTTTACAATAAGTACGGCTATTCCAAAGGATTCTCTATCCATATTCAATTATTTTCTACCCAAAAGGCTAATTTCCCTCAGAATAAATGGCATAGCACCACAAATAAGGAATATATTGGTTATTTTTTTAGTAAGAAACGGAGAGGGCGGTTTTGGGTGACAATTTTTTTAAAAAAAATGAAAGCCTATTTAAAACTTATCTTGCCGAAAAGAAAAAATACAGCAATAACGTAAACATCTCAGGATCCAATTTACGTTTCAGTACTTTCATCCCTCTTTGTTTCTGTGTCTTTACCGTGTTGATGGTAACGCCTAATTTTTCCGAAATTTCCTGATTATTCAAACCTTCCAGGTAGCCCATTCGGAATATTTCGCGACAGCCTTCGGGAAGATCATCAATAATCTTGTAGACTGCTGCCAACACTTCTGTCCTGATCATCGACGTAAGGTATTTAGCTTCTTCCACTTCACTGTCTTCCCGCAGCTTAAAATACCGTCGAATGACTTGTTGCCTTCTAATGGTATTGTAACAAGCATTCTTTACCGAACTGTACAGGAAACTCCTTATGACATCTGTATCTTTTGACAGCTGGTTTCTTTTTTTCAGGTAAGCCATGAATGCTTCCTGAGCCAAATCTTCCGCCTCCTGTTTATCTCCAAGATGTTGAAAAGCAAAAAAACAAAGCTTAGCATAGTACGCTTTAAAAAGCTGTTCAGCATCAAGTTCAATGGGGGAAAAAGCAGAATATTTAGCTTCCATTTTGTAAATATATCAATAAAGTTAATAAAACATTAACATAAATATACCCCAAAATCAAATCCTTAGCATTTTTTCACAGCCTCTTCTTAGGTGACTCAACGGCAACTGCGCCGATTTCCCATAGGAATTTTAGAGAAACCTTTTTAGCCGTGGGCTAATCAATAGTAAAAGAAATCCGATTGCCAATGCATAAAAAGCGAGCTCCTGATAGCCTTTTGTATAAGCCATTAATTTATCCAGCAAACTCGCCCGTTCATTTGCAGTAGACATGCCTGCCCCCAACAACCCCGCCACGTATTGGCCATAAGCACTACCCAGAAACCATAGCCCCATCATCATCCCGGTCAATTTATTGGGCGATAGTTTAGTAATTACCGACATGCCAATAGGTCCAATACAAAGCTCACTTAGCGTAATAAAGAAATATGCTAGCGTGAATACATTTAAGGACGTTATACCATGTTCATCGGCAAAAAAACGGGTGCTATAAAAAAAATAAAAACCAACCGCCAATAATAGGAATCCAAGACCAAATTTTACGGTGGTATTAGGTTCAATTTTTCGCTTAGCCATCCATATCCACAATAAGCCTAGAGGAGAGCTCAATAGTATAATAAATAAGGCACCGGAAGAATTATTTACCATATTTGGGTCAATACGAAAGAATAATACATGGTGCTTGAGATTATTGGCAGCGAAAAGATTTAGCGAACCACCCATTTGCTCGAAAAAGGCAATATAGAAAATGTAGGCAAAGATAAACACTAATGCAACTAACAAGGAACGTTTAAATTGTTTTTCAGGCATTTGTATCCACTGATAACAAAAATAAATCAAAGCAAGGGGCCCTATGGTATACATAAAATAGTCGGTATACTGGGTGTTTTGAATCATGATCAAGATAAATGGAATGGCTGCTATTGCCGCGACATATACCAGGATTTCCCTAAAATAACGTTGTTTTCTTCCGCCAGGTTGGGCTGGTGTTTTTCCTATAGGCCCCAGGGTATGCTTGGTGAGCTGAAAAGTAAACAAACCGAAGGCCATCACTACACCTGCAGCTGCGAAAGCAGCGCTCCAGCTGACATATTTACCTAGATATACGCATATTATTCCTCCCAAGAACGCACCTACGTTGATACCGGCATAAAATAGGCTAAATCCGGCATCCCTTCTAGCGTCGCCAGGCGCATATAACTGTCCAACCATCGAAGAGATATTGGGCTTAAAAAAGCCCGTACCAATAATTGACAAGGATATCCCAATATAGAAAAAAGCGGTCGGCGAAGCTGCAATGAGGATATTTCCAGCAATCATGATAGTTCCTCCGAAGAATAGGGATTTTCTAAAGCCCAGCACTTTATCGGCAGCAATCCCGCCAATAAATGTAAAAGCATATACAAAGGCCTGGATAGCACCATATTTCAAATTAGCCGCATGATCATTTAGCT
This Olivibacter sp. SDN3 DNA region includes the following protein-coding sequences:
- a CDS encoding FecR family protein, whose amino-acid sequence is MDRESFGIAVLIVKFLRNQSDGAEDRQLQQWCEKHRLHQEMMESFKDAQGVEKDIRFLSSIDADAAWLKLQERSREKTFKINIRLVASIALTLCIAISIYFYFSPFVQKQNDTGIIADKTKQYKNDVLPGTNQAKLFLANGDVFPLGEEERSYQYDNVVLEDRNGEVVYSSSPRYTSFANKVHSLTVPKSGTYRIVLEDGTKVWVNAFSSIEFPVQFGENERRVAVSGEAFFEVAKDADRPFKVAYKGSLITALGTSFNVNTYNDKLVTTLTEGAIKVNAVGTEKMLSPGQTAEVKEQMLSIKDIGIEKATAWKKGYFYFDGEDASQIMEEIARWYDLQVTYGPGIRNKKYRGGIKRSATLAEVCEMLTLISDMKFEIDGRNLYVKETD
- a CDS encoding RNA polymerase sigma-70 factor; the protein is MEAKYSAFSPIELDAEQLFKAYYAKLCFFAFQHLGDKQEAEDLAQEAFMAYLKKRNQLSKDTDVIRSFLYSSVKNACYNTIRRQQVIRRYFKLREDSEVEEAKYLTSMIRTEVLAAVYKIIDDLPEGCREIFRMGYLEGLNNQEISEKLGVTINTVKTQKQRGMKVLKRKLDPEMFTLLLYFFFSAR
- a CDS encoding peptide MFS transporter; this translates as MMSQKTLEQIQQFEGKYPKQLWYLFAVEMWERFCFYGMRAILALFMVSQLELNDHAANLKYGAIQAFVYAFTFIGGIAADKVLGFRKSLFFGGTIMIAGNILIAASPTAFFYIGISLSIIGTGFFKPNISSMVGQLYAPGDARRDAGFSLFYAGINVGAFLGGIICVYLGKYVSWSAAFAAAGVVMAFGLFTFQLTKHTLGPIGKTPAQPGGRKQRYFREILVYVAAIAAIPFILIMIQNTQYTDYFMYTIGPLALIYFCYQWIQMPEKQFKRSLLVALVFIFAYIFYIAFFEQMGGSLNLFAANNLKHHVLFFRIDPNMVNNSSGALFIILLSSPLGLLWIWMAKRKIEPNTTVKFGLGFLLLAVGFYFFYSTRFFADEHGITSLNVFTLAYFFITLSELCIGPIGMSVITKLSPNKLTGMMMGLWFLGSAYGQYVAGLLGAGMSTANERASLLDKLMAYTKGYQELAFYALAIGFLLLLISPRLKRFL